Proteins from a genomic interval of Sphingobacterium lactis:
- a CDS encoding formylglycine-generating enzyme family protein: MIINRPFHILFLLLLSLGLSAQVPTQSAIDSLTCHDVPVPGRRTLLQQDKPVASVSEGNGDMVLIKGGAFRMGSQHFADAQPVHDVVVSDFYMDVHEVTNDQFAAFVEATGYVTVAERPLDPKDFPGVDTSILVPGSAVFRSPAKTAGLNNHLQWWEYVPGASWRHPEGPDSNLEGRGDHPVTQIAYADAEAYAAWAGKRLPTEAEWEYAAKGGKHTDEEYYWGKEKLIQGKWMANIFQGRFPVDNTKEDDFENTAPVKSFPPNPYGLYDMEGNVWEWCADYYRADYYADSPRINPRGPSTAHDPQEPGLVKRVQKGGSFLCTDQYCERYKAGSRGKGEVNSPTNNVGFRCVKDL, encoded by the coding sequence ATGATCATCAACCGTCCGTTTCATATCTTGTTTTTGCTGTTGCTCAGTTTAGGGCTGTCCGCTCAGGTTCCGACGCAATCGGCCATTGATTCGCTGACCTGCCACGACGTTCCTGTTCCGGGTAGACGAACGCTGTTGCAGCAGGACAAGCCGGTTGCTTCAGTTTCGGAAGGAAATGGGGACATGGTGCTGATTAAGGGAGGCGCCTTTCGGATGGGATCTCAGCACTTTGCCGATGCCCAACCTGTGCACGATGTAGTCGTTTCCGATTTTTACATGGATGTACATGAGGTGACGAATGATCAGTTCGCAGCTTTTGTGGAAGCCACGGGATATGTAACGGTGGCCGAACGGCCATTGGATCCAAAAGATTTTCCTGGGGTGGATACATCCATCCTTGTTCCTGGGTCTGCTGTTTTCCGATCGCCAGCTAAAACTGCTGGCTTGAACAACCACCTGCAGTGGTGGGAATATGTGCCGGGAGCAAGTTGGCGACACCCTGAAGGACCTGACAGTAACTTGGAAGGAAGGGGTGACCATCCAGTCACACAGATTGCGTATGCGGATGCTGAAGCGTATGCCGCATGGGCCGGAAAGAGGTTGCCGACTGAGGCCGAATGGGAATATGCCGCTAAGGGGGGCAAACATACGGATGAAGAATACTATTGGGGCAAGGAGAAACTCATTCAGGGAAAGTGGATGGCCAATATTTTTCAGGGCAGATTTCCAGTGGACAACACCAAAGAGGATGACTTTGAAAATACGGCGCCGGTGAAATCCTTTCCGCCCAATCCGTACGGCCTGTATGATATGGAAGGTAATGTATGGGAGTGGTGTGCTGATTATTACCGAGCAGACTATTACGCCGATAGTCCTAGGATCAATCCCCGTGGTCCATCGACAGCGCACGATCCCCAAGAGCCAGGATTGGTCAAGCGCGTCCAAAAAGGTGGATCATTTCTATGTACCGATCAATATTGTGAACGGTATAAGGCGGGAAGTCGAGGCAAGGGAGAAGTCAATTCTCCTACAAATAATGTCGGATTTCGCTGCGTAAAAGATTTGTAA